The following proteins are encoded in a genomic region of Brachypodium distachyon strain Bd21 chromosome 1, Brachypodium_distachyon_v3.0, whole genome shotgun sequence:
- the LOC100833963 gene encoding pentatricopeptide repeat-containing protein At4g20740, whose amino-acid sequence MTSPQPPAPADRRRKHTIYHGHRRASPHRPTVRGGLLTHLRTTSPRPHPSPSSSSSAAATTTVPFRLPDWDPSSPSPSPPSPPTPSHSTSAASRRLSPLARFLLDALRRHQRWGPPVVADLSKLRRVPPTLVAEVLSAHPPPPPPLALPFFHWAGRQKGFRHCFPAFHALASLLSAAGLPAAADQLPDLIRAHGKPVSHPQLTLLVRLHTAARRPLRALYTLRRFRHEFSVQPQVHACNRVLGALAAAGHVEDALKLFDEMSEGGVRPMPVTFAIIVRALGHAGMTERILEMIGRMRDEVCRPDVFVYTALVKTMMRRGHIEGCIRVWEEMGTDGVEPDAMAYATMVGGLCNAGMVEQAAKLFEEMRKKGLLVDRTVFASLVDGYVADGRVGDGCRVLKEMVDAGYRADLGTYNTLIGGLCGIGREDKAYKMFQIILQEELVPSSETVSQLLVCYADKGEMIKIFGLVDKLVELRLPATDYLVDFLKLFACKDGRELKAVEVFDTMRQRGYYSVSTYNIIIENLLKIKERKKALLLFEEMQGSDDCKPESCTYSHMIPCFVEEGNIEEACSCYNSMMKAEWIPSISAYCSLVKGLCKIGEINAAVSLVTDCLGNVENGPMEFKYTLTILEACRSKSPEKVMKVVDEMIELGYSVEEIIFCAIIYGFCKYATSTEARKVFSVMRDRNIISEANFIVYEDMLNEHLKKVTADLVISGLKFFNLESKLKWRSGID is encoded by the coding sequence ATGACCTCCCCGCAACCTCCCGCTCCGGCGGATCGCCGGCGCAAGCACACGATCTAccatggccaccgccgcgCGTCCCCGCACCGCCCCACCGtccgcggcggcctcctcaCGCACCTCCGCACCACCTCCCCGAGACCccacccctccccctcctcctcctcctccgccgccgccactacTACTGTTCCCTTCCGCCTCCCCGACTGGGacccctcctccccatcgccctcccctccctcgccgccgacgccgtcgcattccacctccgccgcctcccgccgcctctccccgcTCGCGCGGTTCCTCCTCGACGCCCTCCGCCGGCACCAGCGCTGGGGCCCTCCCGTCGTTGCAGACCTCTCCAAGCTCCGCCGCGTGCCGCCCACGCTCGTGGCCGAGGTCCTCAGCGCGCACCCGCCCCCACCTCCCCCGCTCGCACTCCCCTTCTTCCACTGGGCCGGCCGCCAGAAGGGTTTTCGGCACTGCTTCCCTGCGTTCCACGCTCTCGCTTCGCTCCTCTCCGCCGCgggcctccccgccgccgctgatcaGCTCCCTGACCTCATTCGCGCCCACGGCAAGCCCGTCTCCCACCCTCAGCTCACACTCCTTGTCCGGCTCCACACAGCCGCGAGACGCCCACTCCGTGCGCTCTACACGCTTCGCCGGTTTCGGCACGAGTTCTCTGTCCAGCCCCAGGTCCACGCATGCAACCGCGTCCTCGGTGCACTGGCTGCAGCCGGGCATGTTGAGGATGCTCTAAAGCTGTTCGATGAAATGTCAGAGGGTGGTGTGAGGCCTATGCCGGTGACATTTGCAATCATTGTGCGTGCGTTGGGTCATGCAGGGATGACAGAGAGGATCCTTGAGATGATTGGGAGGATGCGGGATGAGGTGTGTCGGCCGGACGTGTTTGTGTACACTGCGCTGGTCAAGACGATGATGCGCAGAGGGCATATAGAGGGTTGCATCAGGGTGTGGGAAGAGATGGGGACAGATGGTGTGGAGCCCGACGCAATGGCATATGCAACAATGGTTGGGGGGCTATGCAACGCGGGGATGGTAGAGCAGGCAGCAAAGCTGTTTGAGGAGATGAGGAAAAAGGGGTTGTTGGTTGACCGGACGGTGTTTGCGTCGCTCGTTGATGGGTATGTCGCTGATGGGAGGGTTGGGGATGGCTGTAGAGTGTTGAAGGAGATGGTGGATGCTGGCTACCGTGCTGACCTGGGAACATACAACACACTCATTGGCGGGCTGTGTGGTATAGGTCGGGAGGATAAGGCATATAAGATGTTTCAGATCATACTTCAGGAGGAGCTGGTGCCAAGCTCTGAGACTGTTTCACAGTTGCTAGTTTGCTATGCCGATAAGGGTGAGATGATTAAGATTTTTGGATTGGTTGACAAACTGGTGGAGCTGAGATTGCCTGCCACAGATTATTTGGTGGACTTCTTGAAGCTCTTTGCATGCAAGGATGGTAGGGAATTGAAAGCTGTGGAAGTGTTTGACACTATGAGACAAAGAGGGTACTACAGTGTCAGCACTTATAACATTATTATTGAGAATCTGCTGAAGAtcaaggagaggaagaaagcaTTATTACTGTTTGAGGAAATGCAAGGTTCAGATGACTGTAAGCCAGAATCATGTACATACAGTCATATGATCCCATGTTTTGTGGAAGAAGGAAATATTGAAGAGGCTTGCTCATGCTACAACTCCATGATGAAGGCAGAATGGATACCAAGCATTTCAGCCTATTGCTCTCTTGTCAAAGGGCTATGCAAGATTGGGGAAATAAATGCAGCTGTTTCACTTGTTACAGATTGTCTAGGAAATGTAGAAAATGGGCCTATGGAATTCAAGTACACCTTGACTATCCTTGAAGCTTGCCGGTCAAAAAGTCCAGAGAAAGTCATGAAAGTGGTGGATGAGATGATTGAATTAGGCTATTCAGTAGAAGAGATTATCTTTTGTGCTATTATTTATGGCTTCTGCAAGTATGCAACTTCAACTGAAGCAAGAAAAGTGTTCTCTGTCATGAGAGATCGAAATATCATTTCAGAAGCTAATTTTATTGTTTACGAGGATATGCTGAATGAGCACTTGAAGAAGGTCACTGCAGACTTGGTGATATCTGGATTGAAGTTTTTTAACCTTGAATCAAAGTTGAAATGGAGAAGCGGAATTGATTAA
- the LOC100836061 gene encoding AT-rich interactive domain-containing protein 6: MRKVEPAPAEGGQAEAADSVASVKDSANPEGGEAEEQGEEEDDAMVDAESELEAEADAGAVGSMEDSAVPEEGGAEEEAEERKGEVLLDAAAVAVGSVDDSVKPEGDSAVEEAAEEHRDDALVDDHVKTEDQGTESAETKDEIQGNEGGEMKYDTQGNEAAEMEVDKAGNGDGHTEAKVDSDNGSSPKGEGNNDGDTKKDVNGENQLVSAPAGVDGEGQNLSNKVSDNSFMFDYTLGGDDSGTEEEQAEFLKELERFHTEKLLEFKAPKFYGEGLNCLKLWRQVTGLGGYDQVTSNKLWRQVGESFKPPKTCTTVSWTFRNFYEKALIEYEKHKIETGEFHVAASTLTDRIVSDSQVGGSNAGSGRARRESATRAMQGWHSQRLLGNGEIADPVIKDKAAALSVPKKDKTPKSSGSAKRKRTPTLEDERVMPYKSEKLQNDSSVIDIGPPADWVKINVRRTKDCYEVYALVPGLLREEVHVQSDPAGRLIVTGEPEQLDNPWGVTPFKKVISLPSRIDPHQTSAVVTLHGQLFVRAPFEQSKS, from the exons ATGCGCAAGGTCGAGCCCGCCCCCGCTGAGGGTGGccaggccgaggccgccgATTCCGTGGCTTCCGTGAAGGATTCGGCGAATCCCGAgggcggggaggcggaggaacagggggaggaggaggacgatgcCATGGTTGATGCCGAATCCGAACTCGAAGCTGAAGCTGACGCCGGAGCCGTTGGTTCCATGGAGGATTCGGCAGTGCCCGAAGAAGGGGGTGCCGAGGaagaggcggaggagcgcAAGGGCGAGGTCCTGCTAGatgcggccgccgtcgccgttggGTCTGTGGACGATTCAGTGAAGCCTGAAGGTGACAGTGCGGTGGAAGAGGCCGCTGAGGAGCACAGGGACGATGCCCTGGTGGATGATCATGTCAAGACTGAAGACCAGGGAACCGAGTCAGCGGAGACGAAGGATGAGATCCAGGGAAATGAGGGGGGCGAGATGAAGTATGACACCCAGGGAAACGAGGCGGCTGAGATGGAGGTTGATAAAGCAGGAAATGGAGATGGGCACACTGAGGCCAAGGTGGATAGCGACAACGGCAGCTCACCGAAAGGGGAAGGCAACAACGATGGAGATACCAAGAAGGATGTCAATGGAGAGAATCAGCTAGTGTCAGCACCAGCTGGGGTAGATGGGGAGGGCCAGAACTTGTCCAACAAGGTCTCAGACAACTCCTTCATGTTTGATTACACTCTTGGTGGTGATGACTccgggacagaggaggagcaggctgagTTCCTCAAGGAGCTCGAGCGGTTCCACACGGAAAAGTTACTGGAATTCAAGGCCCCAAAGTTTTATGGAGAAGGATTGAATTGCCTCAA gttGTGGAGACAAGTAACTGGATTGGGTGGCTATGATCAG GTGACATCAAACAAGCTGTGGCGTCAAGTGGGAGAATCGTTTAAACCTCCAAA GACATGCACAACCGTTTCATGGACCTTTCGTAACTTCTATGAGAAG GCACTTATTGAATATGAGAAACACAAAATTGAGACAGGCGAATTCCATGTGGCTGCATCTACTTTAACAGATCGAATTGTTTCTGATAGTCAG GTGGGTGGAAGCAATGCAGGATCTGGAAGAGCTAGAAGAGAATCTGCAACTCGTGCCATGCAAGGCTGGCATTCTCAACGCCTGCTGGGCAATGGTGAAATTGCTGACCCAGTAATTAAG GATAAAGCGGCGGCTCTATCTGTTCCAAAGAAGGATAAAACTCCGAAAAGCAGTG GTTCTGCAAAGAGGAAAAGGACACCAACCTTGGAAGATGAAAGGGTGATGCCATACAAATCTGAGAAGCTACA AAATGACTCGTCGGTTATTGATATTGGCCCTCCTGCTGACTGGGTGAAGATAAATGTTCGGAGAACC AAAGATTGCTACGAAGTCTATGCACTGGTTCCTGGCCTTCTGCGCGAAGAG GTACATGTTCAGTCAGATCCTGCTGGCCGTTTGATAGTTACGGGAGAGCCTGAGCAACTAGATAATCCTTGGGGTGTTACTCCATTCAAGAAG GTAATTAGTTTGCCCTCCCGCATTGATCCTCACCAAACCTCAGCAGTTGTCACTCTCCATGGGCAGCTATTTGTTCGTGCACCGTTTGAGCAGTCAAAATCATGA
- the LOC100838118 gene encoding high molecular mass early light-inducible protein HV58, chloroplastic: protein MATMMALSSFAGAAAVGRSANRSALAPRRRSLVVRAQTEPEMDPTKETTTSASASSPTPSPSPAAPKPKAKASPSVWDALAFSGPAPERINGRLAMVGFVAALSVEAARGGGLLSQAGSGAGLGWFLTTTALLSVASLVPLLQGQSVESKSSGFWTADAELWNGRFAMLGLVALAATEVITGAPFVNV from the exons ATGGCGACCATGATGGCCTTGAGCtccttcgccggcgccgccgccgtcggccgctCCGCCAACCGTTCTGCGCtggcgccccgccgccgctccctcgTCGTCAGGGCCCAGACCGAG CCGGAAATGGACCCGACCAAGGAGACGACGACAAGCGCATCGGCTTCCTCCCCGaccccaagcccaagcccagcGGCGCCCAAGCCCAAGGCGAAGGCGAGCCCGTCGGTGTGGGACGCGCTGGCGTTCAGCGGGCCGGCCCCGGAGCGGATCAACGGGCGGCTGGCCATGGTGGGCTTCGTGGCGGCGCTGTCCGTCGAggcggcccgcggcggcgggctcctgTCGcaggccggcagcggcgccgggcTGGGCTGGTTCCTCACCACCACGGCGCTGCTCTCCGTGGCGTCGCTGGTGCCGCTGCTCCAAGGGCAGAGCGTGGAGAGCAAGTCCAGCGGCTTCTGgaccgccgacgccgagctcTGGAACGGCCGCTTCGCCATGCTCGGCCtcgtcgcgctcgccgccaccgAGGTCATCACCGGCGCGCCCTTCGTCAACGTCTAG
- the LOC100839329 gene encoding low molecular mass early light-inducible protein HV90, chloroplastic produces the protein MATIMSTTSSFAGATALPRAAAGSFAAARSPLRPRTTSFVVRAQNDKEPTPNRPAASIWDILSFSGPAPERINGRLAMVGFVTALGVEAGRGDGLLSQLGSGTGQAWFAYTVVVLSVASLVPLLQGESAEARGAGKVMSANAELWNGRFAMLGLVALAATEVLTGAPFVNL, from the coding sequence ATGGCGACCATTATGTCCACCACGAGCTCcttcgccggcgccaccgccttgccccgtgccgccgccggtagCTTCGCCGCGGCACGATCACCTCTCCGCCCACGCACAACATCCTTCGTCGTCAGGGCCCAGAACGACAAGGAGCCCACGCCCAACAGGCCCGCGGCCTCGATCTGGGACATCCTGTCGTTCAgcgggccggcgccggagcggaTCAACGGCCGCCTCGCCATGGTGGGCTTCGTGACGGCGCTGGGCGTCGAGGCGGGCCGCGGCGACGGGCTGCTCTCGCAGCTGGGCAGCGGGACGGGCCAGGCCTGGTTCGCCTACACGGTGGTCGTGCTCTCCGTGGCGTCGCTggtgccgctgctgcagggcGAGAGCGCCGAGGCCAGGGGCGCCGGCAAGGTCATGAGCGCCAACGCCGAGCTCTGGAACGGCCGCTTCGCCATGCTCGGCCtcgtcgcgctcgccgccaccgAGGTCCTCACCGGCGCGCCATTCGTCAACCTCTGA